In Blautia wexlerae DSM 19850, a single window of DNA contains:
- a CDS encoding DegV family protein, whose product MGKIAIVTDSNSGITQDQARELGISVIPMPFYINEKLYLEGITLSQEEFYERLKNDEAISTSQPGPADVCGLWNTLLEKYDEVVHIPMSSGLSASCDTAMGLAQEYDGRVHVVDNQRISVTQRQSVLDALTLRDAGRNATQIKQVLEEQKLDSSIYITLETLKYLKKGGRITPAAAAIGTVLNLKPVLQIQGEKLDAYSKTRGKKQAKRVMLKAMQNDWENRFAEYVKRGEMCLQSAYTGNQEEAEEFKKEIAEVFPGIEIVQNPLSLSVACHIGHGAIAVACSRKVVVE is encoded by the coding sequence ATGGGAAAAATTGCCATTGTCACAGACAGTAACAGCGGCATAACACAGGACCAGGCAAGAGAACTTGGAATCAGCGTAATTCCAATGCCTTTTTATATTAACGAGAAGCTTTATCTTGAAGGAATCACTCTTTCACAGGAAGAGTTTTATGAGAGACTTAAGAATGATGAGGCTATTTCTACCTCACAGCCGGGGCCGGCAGATGTATGCGGACTCTGGAATACATTACTGGAAAAGTATGATGAAGTAGTGCACATTCCAATGTCAAGCGGACTGAGTGCATCCTGCGATACAGCAATGGGACTGGCTCAGGAATATGACGGAAGAGTACATGTAGTAGACAATCAGAGAATTTCTGTTACGCAGAGACAATCTGTACTGGATGCCCTCACATTAAGAGATGCGGGCAGAAATGCGACACAGATCAAACAGGTTCTGGAAGAGCAGAAGCTGGATTCCAGTATCTATATTACTCTGGAAACTTTGAAATACCTTAAGAAAGGCGGAAGGATTACTCCTGCAGCAGCAGCAATCGGAACAGTTCTGAACCTGAAACCTGTGCTTCAGATCCAGGGTGAGAAGCTGGATGCATATTCCAAAACAAGAGGCAAGAAGCAGGCAAAACGTGTCATGCTCAAGGCTATGCAGAATGATTGGGAGAACCGCTTCGCAGAATACGTAAAACGTGGCGAAATGTGCCTGCAGTCTGCTTATACAGGAAATCAGGAGGAAGCAGAGGAATTTAAGAAAGAAATTGCCGAAGTATTCCCCGGAATTGAGATTGTGCAGAATCCGTTATCATTAAGTGTTGCATGCCATATCGGACATGGTGCTATTGCAGTTGCATGTTCAAGAAAAGTGGTAGTAGAATAA